The Periplaneta americana isolate PAMFEO1 chromosome 16, P.americana_PAMFEO1_priV1, whole genome shotgun sequence genome segment TACTAataaactttggaggcggcactttaactgtcactttctcagggtccaagaCCATAGCAGTGTTCGTCATATTACCACCAGTCGTATCTATTCCTGTCTTCcgttttttgtgatttttttctgaggGAGGGTGAGAAGAGCGCGACGACATATTGAACTGGCACCCACTACAGAACAGTGGTCTTCATCCTGCCACAGGGGAGGTGAAACACAAGACACCTAAAAAATTCTTCGTGCTTTGTACTGGCTATGAGAACCCCctcccccacagcccgatcccaagcaaccccacttcacgcaagttacccttcaaactgggcaTTACACatctaatggcaagtcttacaccagaggcgtgtcggaGTTtcatgcccctaccacgggaataaccgcctgtggctccccactctacactgaacaaaaCTGCTGGACTACTCGGCTAACTCCGAATTCACCCACGAAAGCCTGAGCAATCCGAGATCGTACACAGCTTCAGGGGatttgtggttgattacactgacACCCATAATTCGGCGGTAACATGTCGGAGTCATGTATCCGCCACGGCAAGCAGAGTCGGTCACTGGGGAGTCTAAATCGCCCCGCGTCTccattggggctctacgtgagtgtacctGACCTCTGCTCCGGGCTCGGCACCTAGACGTGCATATAGGGggagtatgaagggtccactattgcatCGTTGTTTCGTTGCTGGGcgcctgtcgggccacacaattcggaagtcgcgctcgaaactatgggacaggaccacggagataggaaatactcccgctggtgagacgggagttataagcctacgaacttaacctaataattaatgtaagtagctaaaaaaggaagaaatatgAGGCCTAATCAGGCATTCTCACCAATCCCGTCATGTAGGCCAATGTGGCAATATATACAGCGGGGATGGAAAAGTGAAAAtgactgtgatgatgtggtgggcgttccgcatgcaatggtggccggcaGTGAGAAAGGCGAGAGGACAAAAAGGTCTGAATGGTGATAATATGATAAATGTGTAGAAAGGAATGCACAAGAGCCACCCTTGTACTCCCAGTCAcccacttggaggaacccacctcgactgGAGTCCATTGCAATATTCATCATATTACCACCAgtccttcttctttttttattgttgtttttctaAAGGAGGGGGagtgtgatgatgtggtgggcgttctgCATGCCATGGTGGCAGGCGGAGAGAAATATAATGATGACAAAGACGAGAGAAAGAAAAGGGCTGAGTGGTAGCAAGTCGATAAATGGGAGCCACCACTGCACCCCCTGGCCACCACCTTGGGGAACCCACCTCGACCAGCGCAATAATAAATAGTGATGagattttgttctctttatcacaGAGCGAAATGTGCTGCAGATACATACTGTTACAAAGAGATAGTGTCTGTGACAATCAAAGTGCAAGATAAACACTGGAGGAAGAGCTCGCAGTGCATTCCTTGTGCTTCACTCACCTCAGGTTCAAGTTTCATCACAGAGGACGCAATTGGCACCGTATCTTCCTCAAATTTTATCTCAGATGTGTGATCATGTCTCTGCTCCTCATATTCCTCCTTTATGCCAGTCACATGCGGATCCAAAAAATTCCGTTCCTACAGTACGAAAAGAAGTGTTAAATGAGCAATTTATTACAAAGTGTTATAAGACGACTTCTAACGTAAGAAGCTGCTATCTGTGTGTCTCATGCCATAGCTTGACTACAACCTGCAACATTATGATCAATAGGTGTACGATTCATATGCAAATGCAAATTTTTCATGCAAaaaatttttttgacatgttatGAACTTCTATGTGACGAACACGAAACGTTAACTCTATATATCATTCTATATAATTCGGCCATTCCAGAATATAATATctattgtaacatattttcaagaCTGCTTTGCATTAACCCCagaatttgcatattttttttttaaataagtaatgtgattttGGATTCTTCTGTTCTCAACACATATTTTTTCCATTGGCTCTAGTGAATGGCCAGAAATTCCTTGTGTATGAAGGAAAAATGAAAACCACTTCCTCCTTTAGTTGCATTGAACTACTGCACAATAAGAAGCAAGTCCACACTTCCTTAACAGCAAAGGGTACATCCTCCAACTCAGGAAAATTCTCTTTACAAACCGCAAGTAAATGGGGCCATGTGGCCATTCAGACGCTCAAGTAGGAGATGATCTTGTAGTTTGCAACGCCAaaccaaatatttaaaaagaaaacgtAATATTTTCCCGAACTCGGAGCTCTTGAATATCCTTCTCTACCATATGCTTCGGGAAAATTTTAGAATTAGCAGCGTGGTCCCTAAAACAATTCACACAGGGCTCGGCGCCGGCACATGGAGAATCCCCATGGTCAACACCGGCGCACTTTGCACATATGATGAtttttgtgcaacgtttttgcgtatgtccaaACTGTTCGCAAATAAAGCACCGCATTGGTTTCGGCCCGTACGCACGAACTGGCACACGCTTGTACCCAACAAGGATGTATTCTGCTAGGACAGGCTTTTCGAAGGTCAAGAAGACTGTGCTCAGCAGAACAGTTCGTTCGACTTGCTTACGTAATAAAGGATATCTTTGGACACGCACTGCTCCGCcagttctagttggatctcttcatcagtAAGgaacggattcctatgtaattaaatattatttttgcgtgtaataaaacacaattaatgaagttaaatattccgaacatgaagtttcaagttaaaacccaaatattatttcacataaatacacatattttcacaaaaatattatgtaaacacttattttcaggaaatctattataaacacataaatcttggagttttttttacttcaataatttttttacaagaacttttaaacattttaaaactaaatcaattatgtaacTTAGacgtacgttatctttttaagaattcttggttgcttcgtgtttctaagtgctgtgtggtgtatccatgatccatttttgtaatagtatcgcctcatgttctgagaactgctaaacaacatatcagtgttattattagagaataaatcaacatggacaaggaggagagatcttgcaacacataattaggaatgtttattgttgctgaagatgatttcattcaacgctttgtttgtgaaacaaacagataagagctcgggtatgaacattatttaatttaaacaaatctctcgcctctcgctcatgtccatcaagtaaagCAATACATCTTGttatgattccctgttatcggcttCGTCCATCGATATCCTATCCTTCAAGATTTACTGAAAGATGGTTTGTTTAAAAagcgatttggctttcctatcagcaaatctaagctttttgtatgacaccataaaaaaaaactcgaaacatccaaaaacctgttgtctgaagcAGAGACGtgtgtgccgtgaaaattaaactatactcactaccaggttcagaagtacaagtactaagggacaaattccagaatgtgtttgggaaaaacagtggatataaaaaaaatgtgtaaagttgctcaagtgtTGGAGGGTgtgtctgtaggtgaaattgacggtgtatgtgtttgtgacattcctctctttaaatatgcacgtctgacgtcctgtgatgtggaaagaccattttcacagtataaatcgttgttcagagataaccggcatgcatttgtgatggagaatttgaagatgaactttgttgttcactgcaattctcggctaactactagcactcaagtgtggttggtcagtacctagtaacttttttttccaagctaagtaaggtatttttgtcatatttaaaaaaaatatttattttttttatttttagcaaatattttcgtactttttacataaaaaataaatatatttaaatttttagcacataaaaatccgctccctattcaTCAGACATATCAtccagagaatccgtatgcactactCCCTGTGTGGTGTTCAGCGAGGAATGCCATTCCACTTTAATAGCATAAGATCTTAGCAACTTCGTTTTCAACAGTGTTTCACTCTGTTTTGGAGACATAGTCTCGATGAGAAGACTACCATCGCGTATTCGAATTGATTTATGACCTTCCCAATGAGTCCGTCGAGTGTGCTTCTCACGTAAAATAGACTGatgtttttcattgttttatcCAATCTATCCAATGTTATACTAATAAATTTGGGAGGCGGCACTTTAACTTTCACTTTCTCAGGGTCCAGATCCATAGAAATATTTGTCATATGACCACTAGTCGTGTGTTTTGTCAATCTTTGTTTCTTATTAACTTGTTTTTCTAAAGGAGGAgcgcgaagaggccattttgaaactgaccccccctacggaactgtcggcgtcagcctgccactgGGGAGGGGGGCGTAAGAACAAGACACCTAAAAATTCTTCTCGGTCTGTGCTGGCCTTGGGGTCCCCCTCACAGCCTCATCCCAAGCAACCCATCTCACGCAAGTTAGCCTCCAAACTGGTTATTACACACCTAACGGCAAGTTGTATACCAGAGACGAGACGCGACTCTATGCctctaccacgggaataaccgtcCGTGGCTCCTCTCTCTACACTGAGCAATCCCAGGACTATACAGCATCCACAACCCGAATCGTAAATACCTCGCCCGATCATCATTAGTCGAATAATCTGAAGGAAAGGAATGCATGAgcgccaccattgcacccccccgGTTACCAACTTGGGGGCATCCATCTCGACTGGTAAAATTTGTAAGTGATGattcaaaaattcaaaatgtgtatGATTTAGTGAATGCTCAGCATTGCAGTCTCTACCAGAAAAATTGGGTGGAGAAAATTCACGAAGAACTACAGGATGAACAGATTTATAGTATCAGAGCAACAATCGCACTCACTGGTCACCTGTCTGTAGCAGCCAGTAAATAACACATTGAGAATTACCAACACACTTCATAAACTACTCTCACCTCAACTTCACTTTTCACGATGGGACAGTTAATTGGCACAGGAAATTTCTTACACGTTATATCTGATTTGAGATCATTGCTGGGGTCCatatattctgtttttatttcagtcACGTGCAGATCCAAATCATTTCCTTCCTGCAACACacaaatcataataattatgtagtatattatatgtaatttttctaTAAAACCTGTCATTATTTTTAATGTCTATTCCCTCTCTTATTAAATTGCGATTTCAACGAATGCACATATAAACACTTCAGATTCAGTAGTGACATTTTTATGAAAACCCTCGTCTAGTTTGATTTTATTGATCACAATCCTGCCCACTGTTTTAGTGAAGGAGCTGGACCCGAAAACGCTGCTGCAGAATAGAGAtctaaaaaaatatgaagtagttTTTGTGATTTGTAACTTAATACATACTTACAAACAACTGTCCCAAGAAATAGACAATAAATATGTAGAGTTTGGCTAATAaactattttaaaaagaaaacactaaAATAGACACTATTAAGTGTATTTCCTAAACCAAGTGCAAATCACAGGTTTGGCCACCTACCTCGGATTAACTGAGAAAGACCACCTTTCCATACTGGACTCcaattaaattaaaagtaaacAACGTAAATTAAAAGTTATCAATGGCGATGAAATGATCAAAATGCATATAATTTAGTGAAGGTTCAGCACTGCATTGTTTATGACAAAATTGAAGTCGAAAAATCTTCAAGAAAGATAAAGGATGAACAAGTATATGCATGAGAACACAAATTGTATCCCCTGGTCACCTGAATCCAGCAGTAATTTCAGCCAGTACATAACAGAGGGAGAACTACCAACCAAATAACTTCATAAACTACACTCACCTCAACTTCACTTTTCACGACGGGAAAGTCTTTTGACACAGGAGTTTCATGAAATGTCATCTCGGTTTCTACATTACAGCTGCGGTCCATATATTCTGTCTTGATTCCAGTCACTTGCAGatctaacacatttctttcctgCAACACACACgacataattatgaaatatatcatTTGTAGTTGTTCACGAAAAACCAAGTCTCTCCACTCTATTATTAAATTCTGATGTCAACGAACACACTCCAGTCAGTATTGACATAATTTGTACGAAAAGCTTCATAACACAGCATATAAAAGAACAGTTCTATAATATGATATTGATTTGTTCAAGTACATGCTTACATCCTTTTATATTTGCACatacaaatatatttcatttctgaatGACTGTTAAGTGATTATAGAAAATGTATGTCGAgaaatatgaaacatattttaaaatgatttgtGGCATTACACGTTTCTTCTGAGAGTAGGCCTAATCAGTAGCAGTAAATAGCAGAGTTGTTGTCTTAAATATTGATTCGAGCAGCAATGCTCTACGATCATTGACATCTTTCATTATATTACTACAGCGAGACAAGTTCGAATGGAGGCTATTTAATGTGTAACTCAAAGCTATGACCatgataagaaataaattagtGCCATGTTTTAAGCAGCAACAACTACTTTCTGATAAAATTAGTAGCAAGTCATCACAAATAACCTATTCTTCCAGTTCAATAACTGAATTTGACAGGCACAGTAGCCGATGACTCAAGACACTTTAACTACTATATGATAGGCCTACCACAGTCCACCCAACATTCTGATGAGTTTGAGCAACTACAACAGGTGGCGAAGTCTGATTCTGTGGATCAGCTATAATGGCAGAGGAGgacatcataataatcataagaTACCACTGTAATGGTTGGTGAATAGTGTACCGTCACTGAGGTATGCGGACTGAAGCCAACAGTCACTTGATCGGTCTTGTCCCTGTGTGGGCTGTCGCGCCCAGAGTCACTCTAAAATGCTTTTCCTGCCACACGATAAGCTacattgttattaaaaaatatatagtaattagTAATCGCTCTCAATACCTGAGATAAAGGTTTCTGCTCTTCTATATCTGTGTTTTTACTTATTCCTATTGACAGAGGGTCGATTTGACGTTCCATCTTGTTCACGGCCATCATGACTGAAAAAGACAATAGTAAGAAACTTAGATTAACATGCAACATGTCAGCTATTATCATACAGGCCTACTTACAAGCACCcatgtgaaataataatttcatgtctcCGTAGTAGTATACATAAACGAGCACAGATAAGCATATTAATATTGAAAATCTCAGGAACTCCACTCCTTACTCTTTTGAAAATAACTCAAATAACCTATAAAATGAAACACACTTAAAAACACGACGTGAACTCTATATTGGCGATATGGTCACCCACCCAACCCAAATAATTATCTTCCTTTTATAGCATAATTTTGCAAAACGAGAGAGATTCCATTGCCATCTTATGCGGTGTGATGTCAATTTTTCAATGCTGCCAACTACAAGGGTGGTCATAACGTTTTAATTATCACCTCGAAAAAATGAAGCTGCGACCATGAAACTTGGTGAGAAGTTGTTAATCCTTTCCTACATATTCACCTTCAACGCGACACATTTTTCCCAATGATGGATGACTTGACGGAGGCCTTGCttgtagaagtctgcattttggctGATCAGGAAATGTTCCACCTCAAAAATCACCTCTTCGTCATTCTGGAAATGCCTACCACGCAATGGTTTCTTCATccaaggaaagaggaagaagtcaCTGGGTGCCATATCAGGAGAATACTACGGGGGGTGAGGCAAAATTTGATAGCCTAAAGAAGCAGCATGTGTGACTGTGTCCTGTGCAGAATGAGCTggggcgttgtcatgaagcaaaagGACCACCTTGGACAGCTTCCCGCGACGCTTCGTCTTGATAGCCTGCCGTAACCTCGTCAGGAGATTTCGGTAGTATGCTCCTGTGATGGTTAGCCCCTTCTGAGCATAATATGTCAGTACCACACCTTGGATGTCCCAAAAAACACTCAGCATCACCTTGCCCGATGATGGTTGGGTCTTCGCCTTTTTCGGCGGTGGTGAATCTACGTGTTTCCACTACTTGCTTTACTCCTTTGTCACCCAGtgacttcttcctctttcctcggatGAAGAAACCATTGCGTGGCAGGCATTTCCAGAATGACGACGAGATGATTTTTGAGGTGGAACGTTTCCTGAACAGCCAAAATGCATGTGTCGGTTGTGATTTGAAATTACGTACTTTTCTGCGCAATGACAACACTTTGCAGTCAATGAAAGACTTCCTAGTACCAGTATCTCACGGAATTATAAGAGGCATTATAAACTGTGGGTCATGTGCTAATATCTACCATTTGAAAATCACAGGACGACAAAGACTGGAATTAAGACGCAGCAAACGTCATGGGCAACAACAGCAATGCAACTTCATCAAATGTGGCAGTAAAGATACTTTTATAGGAGATTCTAAACTATCAGTAGACCAGATTTTGCAATTTTGCGCATTCTGGTGCCTATTTTCCAATCCTAGACATGTGACCCTCAGTGAGGAAGTAGAAGCATCACTCCCCACGGTTGTAGACTGTTCCAACTTTTGTCGTGAAGTTTGCTTAGACTGGGTGTATGAACACAGGCAAGTAATTGCTGGTCCAGGGACAATTGTGAAGATCGATGAAAGCATGTTCGGGCGGCGAAAATACGCGGTAACCCGAGGAATTTCTTTATGGTACCAGTACAAAATGGAAACGCAGATACTCTAGTCAATTTAATACTGCAGTGGACTCTCCCAGGTACTATAATTGTATCTGATTGCTGGAAGGCATACAATACTCTACAGAACCAAGGCTTTCTCCATCTGTGAGTAAACCACTCAGTGGCATTTGTGGACAGAGCAGATAGTAGAGAAATCCACATAGAAAATCTCAGAAGACTTTCTGGCGAACACGTAACTATACACACGCAAAATATCGAGAGGAAGTGGCGCTCTGTGAAGTACTTTATTCCAGCGTTTGGACACCGCAAACAACACTTTGAGGGTTATTTTCTGGACTATATATTCAAATCCAACTTTTCCCATTCTCGTCTCATGTGCGAATTCTTCAAGAGAGCTGCTCTGCTGTACCCACCTCCACAGAAATTTGCTGACTTCCAGCCCTGTTACGAAAAAGTTGAACTCACGTTTCGAAATATCTCGTTTGAAAAAGTAGATTTAGGGCCTAAAtgataaataatgaattaaaaaactcaTTTATGTTTGTGTTGTGCAGTATGAATGTGTAACAAGCATATCTACAAACCTATCAGAAACGTACTGcatctttttcttctattttgtcTCGAGTTGTGTTATATTACTGTTGCTGCTTCATGAATGCGTAGCTTTGGTTCTCAGTCCTAATATTAAGTGAAGAGTAATTACATGCTTTGAACGtggaattatttttgaaaaaataaaccaCTTAGATATATGAAAACCACAGTAACgccttttgtattttgtttttggtACAAGagaaatactcgtattttaagAAAGTACTTCCATATTTTCAGTCCAGGGAACACACTCTTTTACGAAAGTACTTTCGTATTTTTATTCGTCTTACACGAAACTATTTTTGTTCTTgcattctattgtattgtattattggtGCAAGGGAAATACTaatgtttcaataaaaaaaacttcCATACTTTTTAGTCCAGGAAAATGCTTTTTTACCAAAGTACTTtcgtatttttacttcatttgaaACGCTCGTTTTTTACAAAATTACTTTCGCTGCAATAATGTAGTATATTGTAATATATGTTATTTATGCTGCAACGAAAATTTTAAGAAAGCATTTATTTTTAGTGCAGGAAAATACTTTGGGCAGATTTCAGAATACAGCATAAGTACATATCTcgttattgttttaataaattattcattaatgGTCCATGGGAAATATcttttttatatagcctacttatttatttaccggtacgtgaaggttacttatgtcccagccactatagcAACTAGCTTACCTTGAAAATGCTTTGGATTTACAGTACTGATCAgcagaaattgatgtgatcactgtcAGAGTTAGATGTCCACCCATCCCGCCCTAAAAACCtatcgtcatttcccataactatggtccacgatacaaccattcaaattttgtactccataacgtagtacctcatttatctatatttttgctgtactgtagttttgaAGTCAAGTCGCTACAGCTATCTacaaacggtctatgttacttctacgatttctttaattggttatatCGTCGATTATAGTTGTgtttcaggaccatagttatgggaaataacGGTagcttacttatatacgaaaatcgcaATGCGTGAATAAAGAATACGACCATATTTCGTAAATgtgacagtgggtttcagtgtcgcaaCATAGCAATAacattacacacctaatcaaacctaacctaacctctcacataaaacatacctaatctaacctaacctgacctgtcaaataatactacacacctaatagaATCTAGCCTAACCTaatctctcacataatactacacacctaatcaaaccaaacctctcacataatactacacatctaatcacACCCAATGTAACTTGTCACTCAcaacacacctaatctaacctaacctatcacataatactacacccctaatcaaacctaacctaacctgtcacataatactacacacctcatcaaacctaacctaacctgtcacataatactacatacctaatcaaacctaacctaacctgtcacataatacacacctaacctaacctaacctgtcacatactacacacctgtagttacattcctcacgtttagtatcatttcgtttgcatgtattgccaGCCCTGCTACTCGTGTCGGGGCCATCTAGTGGACGTGGATCGTAATGCCAcgaagaaaatatggcgactttcaaaataattacatttagttcgttcagtgtaggttttgtaatatattaaatgtgttaaagTAGTGATagttccacacacacacacatatatatatattagaataagaatttaaatgtgttgtagctgtgataaaagtatttaaaattggtttatagcgccacattggcagtgataaaagtgtgcaatattcgttcagtggcctgTGAATACTCTACGttgtcctttatttatttatctacccttgTGCCTCCAGTAAAAAAAGCAcacgttttaattatttttaattttcagagtctttgtacataagtacttacggggtattctgaagtatagcgaatacttttttttaattaattgactaCTTTCGTATTTTTACTTGATCTAAAGCTTGTTTCCTATGAAATCACTTTCGTTGGAATAATGTAGCATAGGCCTGTATGTTAAATAACATATTCTGCAACGAAAATACTCGTCTTTCAAGAAAGCACTTCCATATTTTTAgtgcagaaaaatattttttttacgaaagtaCTTACATATTACTTTGTCTAAAACTCCTCTTTTACGAAATCACTTTCTCTGTAGTAAAGTTACTTACAGTGCAAAGAAAATGCTCGTCTTTTAAGAAAGCACTTCCGTACTTTTGTGTAGGtacattctcttttttttttatgaaaatactttGGTAGTTGCAAATTTGTCTTTTACGAAAGCACCTTCGTGTTTTTAGTGCAAACGTATGCAGGGATATGCGTTTAGGCATTATACAACCGTAGTGGATTTATGCAACAATGTCCCCATCAATATATACGGATTATTACATAAGCGGTTTCGCTCTTTAAGCCTTTCATATATTGTCATCGCTGGTATGGTATCCTAGTGTATAATTTTGGAACTCGTGTGAAGATGACAATCGCTTACAATATGGTTGTCTGCAAATCCGATCCAATTACTCAACATTTATGTCTAATATCCAAAATTTCCTTTGTTATGATTATTAGTCACAAAATTCTTAGACTTAATGACAAAAAGTCTTCTTCAACAATATAAGAGGTGTTAACTTTTAAGTGCTTTGTGTACTGTGAAGGTAATGTATGATGATAATGTTAAATCCTGGTGAATTTTCGAAGCAATTCGAAATGACGTACCCAAGTTTGATATTtata includes the following:
- the LOC138691319 gene encoding uncharacterized protein isoform X5 produces the protein MNLMNLQQFILITLYRILNVANVGDRQLKQIYQTIIFFHKVMMAVNKMERQIDPLSIGISKNTDIEEQKPLSQERNVLDLQVTGIKTEYMDRSCNVETEMTFHETPVSKDFPVVKSEVEEGNDLDLHVTEIKTEYMDPSNDLKSDITCKKFPVPINCPIVKSEVEERNFLDPHVTGIKEEYEEQRHDHTSEIKFEEDTVPIASSVMKLEPEEGNVSHLEVTCMKTECVDQSCDVKSEIKVHDTTPVPSSFSMVKSEVHHCA
- the LOC138691319 gene encoding uncharacterized protein isoform X4, encoding MNLMNLQQFILITLYRILNVANVGDRQLKQIYQTIIFFHKVMMAVNKMERQIDPLSIGISKNTDIEEQKPLSQERNVLDLQVTGIKTEYMDRSCNVETEMTFHETPVSKDFPVVKSEVEEGNDLDLHVTEIKTEYMDPSNDLKSDITCKKFPVPINCPIVKSEVEERNFLDPHVTGIKEEYEEQRHDHTSEIKFEEDTVPIASSVMKLEPEEGNVSHLEVTCMKTECVDQSCDVKSEIKVHDTTPVPSSFSMVKSEVHVIWT